Within Coprothermobacter sp., the genomic segment GCCGAGGCACGTGTTGCAGAAGTGACGCTAAGGTCGCTCCCCCACCTGGACACCGATGTGCTGCACAGCGCTGACTGCGTGCTGATCCTGACCGATCACAGCTCGGTGGACTATGCCATGGTCGAGGACAATGCGCGGCTCATCGTCGACACGCGCAATGCGATCAAGCACAAAGGTCCCAAGCTCTTCAGGCTTGGGGATGGGACAGACAGACAATGAAGAACCCAGTGCGATTCGCGCTCATAGGGTGCGGACGTATCGCCCCCAAGCATGTCAGCGCCCTCGCCAAGATCCCGCAGGCGCGGCTGGCCTGTGTGTGTGACTTGGTGGCGTCCAAAGCCGAAGCAATTGGCGAGCAGCTTGGCGTGCCGTGGTACACGGAGTACCGCGACATGCTGGGGCATGAACCAGTCGACGTCGTGAACGTCTGTACCGAGAGCGGCAACCATGCCAGCGTGTCAATTGATGTCATGAAGAGGTTTGGCTGCAACGTCATCGTGGAAAAGCCGATGGCACTGTGGCTGTCGGATGCTGATGCAATGATCCAGACGGCATGCGAAGTGGGCGTCCGGCTGTTTACTGTGAAGCAGAACCGGTTCAACGGTCCGGTCCAGCTGCTGAAGCGTGCGCTGGATGAAGGCAGGTTCGGACGTGTCCTGATGGTCACGTCGCGGGTCCGGTGGCACCGGGCACAAGAGTATTATGATCAGGCGCCGTGGCGGGGCACATGGGTCCAGGATGGTGGCTGTGTCGCCAACCAGGCCATCCACTACGTGGACCTCATGCAGTGGCTTGGCGGGCCGGTGTCCTCCGTCTACGCAGCATCGCGCCGTTTTCTTCATCGCATGGAGGCTGAGGACGCTGCGGTAGCGACATGGCAGTTCCAGTCCGGCGCTCTCGGAGCCTTCGAGGCGACGACCTGTGCTAACCCAAAGGACTTGGAAGGTTCCATCACGGTCCTGGGCGAGAAGGGAGAGGTCGAGATCGCAGGGTTCGCTGTCAACCAAGTGCGCACATGGGCATTCGTCGAAGAGCGTCCTGAGGACGTGCGAATTCAGGACGCCAATTATGTTCCGGACAACGTGTACGGATTTGGCCACGAAGCACTGTTTCGGTCTATCCTCGACTCTCTGTCCACCGGACAGCCGAATATGTTTGAGGGTGGTGAGGGTCGCAAAGCTCTGGAACTTGTCACGGCCATGTATGAGGCGATGGAGACCGGGATGCCGGTGAAGCTTGGTACATTATATCCCCACAGTCGTCTCGGAGGTTCGCATGTCGATTAGTCCAGACGCGCGCATCGCACCAGACGTGGTCGTGGGCGACAATGTGGTCATCGAGGCCGACGTCGCGGTGGGTGAGGGCTGTGTGCTGGGGCACAATGTGGTCATCCGGACTGGAAGTCGCCTGGGCTGCCATGTCATGGTGGGGGACAACACCGTCATTGGGCGGCGTCCCATGCGCAGTGTTCGGTCTGCACTGCCTCCCGTGACGGACTACGGTCCGTGCAGCATCGCGGACGATGTCCAGATCGGTTGTGGCTGTGTCCTGTATGCAGGTGTCTCCATCGGGTGCCAGGTCATGGTAGCCGACTTGGCGACCGTGCGCGAGGCGGTCACCATCGGTGAGCAGACGATTATCGGACGTGGCGTTGCCATCGAGAATCGCTGCACGATAGGGAAACGCTGCAAGCTGGAGACCAACGCGTACATCACTGCGTATTCTGAGCTGGAGGACGATGTCTTTGTTGCCCCCATGGTGGCAACATCCAATGACAACTACATGGCACGTGGCAATGAGCGCTTCAAGCATTTCAAAGGCGTTACGGTCAAGCGCGGTGGCCGCATCGGCGTCAACGCGACCATTCTGCCTGGCCGGACGGTCGGTGAGCAGGGTGTCGTGGCGGCTGGGTCTGTCGTGACGCACGATGTCCCTGCACAAGTCATTGTCGTGGGCAATCCAGCACACGTCTTCCGGGATGTGCCAGAGGACCAGCTGCTGGAGAACCAGGAGGGAAAGAAATGAGCAGCGTGCAGAAACAGCAGATCCCGATGGTCGATCTGGTAGGCGAATACCACGAAATCAAGGATGAAATTGACGAGGCAGTCCACCGCGTCCTTGAGAGTGGGCACTTCATCTTGGGTGAGGAAGTCGAGGCCTTCGAGCATGAGGTTGCCAGCTACCTGGGCGTCCGGCATGCCATAGGCGTTGCATCCGGATCCGATGCCCTGTTGCTTGCGCTCATGGTGCTGGGTGTTGGACCGGGGGACAAGGTCATCACGACCCCGTTCAGCTTCTTTGCCACAGCCAGCTGTATCGTGCGACTCGGAGCGACGCCGGTGTTCTGTGACATTGATCCTCGCACCTTCGACCTTGATCCTGGCAGCGTGCGTCGCTACCTCGAATCATCATACACACCAGCTGTCAAGGCCATCATTCCCGTGCACCTGTACGGTCAATGTTGTGACATGGACCCGTTGCTCGAGCTTGCGCGCACGTACAGTCTCAAGATTGTGGAGGATTGCGCTCAGTCCTTTGGGTCCACCTACAAGGGGCGCCAGTCGGGCGGTATCGGGGACATCGGGTGTTTCAGCTTCTTTCCTACCAAGAATCTCGGTGCCTACGGCGATGGTGGCATGGTGACGACTAACGACGACGGGCTGGCAGAGCATGTGCGCATGCTCCATGTCCATGGGGC encodes:
- a CDS encoding oxidoreductase: MKNPVRFALIGCGRIAPKHVSALAKIPQARLACVCDLVASKAEAIGEQLGVPWYTEYRDMLGHEPVDVVNVCTESGNHASVSIDVMKRFGCNVIVEKPMALWLSDADAMIQTACEVGVRLFTVKQNRFNGPVQLLKRALDEGRFGRVLMVTSRVRWHRAQEYYDQAPWRGTWVQDGGCVANQAIHYVDLMQWLGGPVSSVYAASRRFLHRMEAEDAAVATWQFQSGALGAFEATTCANPKDLEGSITVLGEKGEVEIAGFAVNQVRTWAFVEERPEDVRIQDANYVPDNVYGFGHEALFRSILDSLSTGQPNMFEGGEGRKALELVTAMYEAMETGMPVKLGTLYPHSRLGGSHVD
- a CDS encoding erythromycin biosynthesis sensory transduction protein eryC1: MSSVQKQQIPMVDLVGEYHEIKDEIDEAVHRVLESGHFILGEEVEAFEHEVASYLGVRHAIGVASGSDALLLALMVLGVGPGDKVITTPFSFFATASCIVRLGATPVFCDIDPRTFDLDPGSVRRYLESSYTPAVKAIIPVHLYGQCCDMDPLLELARTYSLKIVEDCAQSFGSTYKGRQSGGIGDIGCFSFFPTKNLGAYGDGGMVTTNDDGLAEHVRMLHVHGARHKYHHEELGVNSRLDAMQAAILRVKLKHVDEWTERKRALAAAYDKELANIEWLQVPYVMPECRHIYHQYTIKVPAERRSAIQETLAQAGIPTQVYYPEPLHRQPCFVGQQELPEEPLNVDAIVPSVLSLPIGQSRQGSDVGVAGALHAALAQTDRSS
- a CDS encoding UDP-3-O-(3-hydroxymyristoyl)glucosamine N-acyltransferase; this encodes MSISPDARIAPDVVVGDNVVIEADVAVGEGCVLGHNVVIRTGSRLGCHVMVGDNTVIGRRPMRSVRSALPPVTDYGPCSIADDVQIGCGCVLYAGVSIGCQVMVADLATVREAVTIGEQTIIGRGVAIENRCTIGKRCKLETNAYITAYSELEDDVFVAPMVATSNDNYMARGNERFKHFKGVTVKRGGRIGVNATILPGRTVGEQGVVAAGSVVTHDVPAQVIVVGNPAHVFRDVPEDQLLENQEGKK